A stretch of DNA from Sporichthyaceae bacterium:
TCCACGTTGCGCCAGTAATCGAAAGCGCGCTCCAGAACGGGCTCGGTGACCCCGGCGAGGAGGTGGCCGACGATGTTGTCGACCAGCCGCGCACGTTGTGCGTCGTCGAACACCTCGCGGACCAATGTCCCGGCCTGTCCCCAGTCGTCGTCCGCGGCGCGGAGGGTGTACGCGGCGCGCACCATGTCCCCGTCGGTGTACCAGCCCGCGGGCTCGCCGTAGCGGGCGGTGTCGGCCTGCGGGCCGCCCTTGGAGTTCGGTGCGTACACGGGGTCGGAGACGTTGTGGTAGCGCATCGCGCCGTCCTTGCTGTAGCTGTGCACTGCGGACTTCGGCGCGTTCACCGGCAGCTGGTTGTAGTTGACGCCGATGCGGGCGCGGTGGGCGTCCGGGTAGGAGAACATCCGGCCCAGCAGCATCTTGTCCGGGCTCGGGCCGATGCCCGGCACCATGTTGCTTGGTTCGAAGGCCGCCTGCTCGATCTCGGTGTGGTTGTCGGTCGGGTTGCGGTCCAGGGTCATCCGACCGATTTCGGTGAGCGGGTAGTCGCCGTGCGGCCAGACCTTGGTCAGGTCGAAGGGGTTGTACCGGTAGGTCTTGGCGTCCTCGAACGGCATGATCTGCACCTTGAGCGTCCACTCCGGGTGGTCGCCGCGCTGGATCGCGTTGAACAGGTCCCGGGTGTGGAAGTCCCCGTCCGAGCCGGCCAGCGCGTCGGCCTCGGCCTGGGTGAGGAACTCGACGCCCTGGTGGCTGATGAAGTGGTACTTGACCCAGAACCGCTCGCCTGCGGCGTTGATCCACATGTACGTGTGGCTGGAGTACCCGTTCATGTGACGCCACGTCAGGGGGATCCCGCGGTCGCCCATCAAGTAGGTGACCTGGTGCGCGGACTCCGGTGAGAGCGTCCAGAAGTCCCACTGCATGTCGTGGTCGCGCAGGTTGTTGTCGGCGCGGCGCTTCTGCGAGCGGATGAAGTGCTGGAACTTCAGCGGGTCGCGGATGAAGAAGACCGGGGTGTTGTTGCCGACCATGTCGTAGTTGCCCTCGGACGTGTAGAACTTGAGCGCGAACCCGCGCGGGTCGCGCCACGTGTCGGGGGAGCCGCGCTCCCCGGCCACCGTGGAGAACCTGGCCAACAGGTCGGTCGCGGTGCCAGGCTGGAACACTGCGGCTTTGGTCCAGGCGCTGACGTCGTTGGTCACCTCGAACCGGCCGAAGGCCCCACTGCCCTTGGCATGCGGCTGGCGCTCCGGCGTGCGCTCCCGGTTCCACTGCGCCATCTGCTCGATCAGGTAATGGTCCTGCAGGAGTATCGGGCCGTCGGGCCCAACGGTGAGCGAATGGTCGTCACTCTCGACCGGAATGCCGGCGTCCGTCGTGGTCGGCGGCGTGGGCTGTGTCGGGGTCATGGCGGATCCCTCCGTGGTCTGCGATACCGAGGTCAGCTGCGTCCACCGTCCTCTTCGGGGACCGGGCACGTCTTCGCGGCTGGCGCCCAGCCCCGTTACCGGCCAGCGGGAATCTGCTCTGTCCAGCCCGTGGGGGCCGTAGATGGGCGTTGGCCCTGACGACGTGTCCGCGCAGAAATACGACGCTCAAAGCTCCCGGGCAATGACCCGGGGGTTACCTAGAAGGAGACACACAATGACCAGCACGCTGGAAGATATCGACACACCGCACAGCCTTGCCCCGGAATGGATGCGCGCTCGGCCCGCAGTCCGCGCGTCGGCTGGGCGAAAGTACGCCGCCGAGCTGATTGGGACGTTCTTCCTCGTCTTCACGGCCGGCATCTCCGTGATCACTCACAACGCGCTCGCACCGTTGGGCATCGGCGCAGTGCTGGTGGCCATGATCTACGCCGGTGGGCACATCTCCGGCGGCCACTACAACCCGGCCGTCACCATGGCGGTGCTGGTGCGGGGCCGGATCGGGGCGCTCGACGCCGTTGCCTACTGGGTCGCACAGCTCGTGGGCGGACTGCTCGCCGCGGCGGCCGTCGCGGGCGAGGCCCGCCGCGCGCTGACCGCGGCCCCGTCCCTGTCCGGTCACGCGATGACTACCGCGGCAGTCGCGGAACTTCTGTTCACCTTCGCCCTGTGTTACGTGGTGCTCAACGTAGCCACGAGCAGGGACCACCCGGCCAACTCCTTCTACGGCGTGGCGGTCGGCTTCACGGTGGCCGCGGGGGTCATCGCGGTCGGCGGCGTCTCCGGCGGCGTGTTCAACCCGGCCATCACCCTCGCCACCACGGTGTTGGGCCTGTTCACGTGGTCGACGTTGTGGGTGTACGTCGTGGTGCAACTCGTCGCCGGCGCCGCCGCCGGGTCTGTCTTCCTGGCCCTCAACCCCGAGGACAAGTGACCCTCCCTCAGAAGACCGCGACGAGGACCTCCGCGCACTGCCGTCAGGCGGTACGGGAGGTCCTCGGCCGTCAGCCCTGGCGTTCGAGAAGATCGAGGATCGCCCTGGCGGACAATGCCGACTTGGGCACGAACCCCAGAGCAGGGCTCCCTGCGATCAGGTCCCTATAATCCTGCTCCGCATGGGTCGAGATCAGGATCACCCTCAGTGCCCCCGGGGTGCCCTGCCGGTGCAGTTGCCTGGCGATCTCGAAGCCACTCTCGGCGCCCAACTCGATGTCCACCAGGGCGATGTCGGGCCGCAGTTCCTCGACCCGCTTCAGTGCCTGCGCACCGGTCGAGGCCACGCCGACGACGCAGATGCCCTCGATCTCCAGAAGTTCGCGCGCGGCATCCAGGAACCGGGAACTGTCGTCGACGATGAGGCAGCGGAGCATGGTTTCAGGATCGCAGCACCGACGGGGCCGTGCATGCCCGCTAGCAGGAATTCTCACGTTCCGGACAAGGCGTGGGCCCAACCGAATTCCACGTGATCCCCGGCACCGTCGCTCCCCCAGATGTCCGCGTAGCCCAGCGCTGGTTGATAATGCGCGCCATGACTACGGAGCCGACGTCGCTCGGCGGCAGACGAGCCGAGCAGCACCACCAGGTCACGACCGCTCGGCGGGTGATCCTGGCCGACGACGACGTCCTGCTCAGGGAGGGATTGGCCAGTCTGCTCGAGCGCTCGGGGTTCGACGTGGTCGGGCAGGCCGGCGATGGAGAGCAGCTCCTGACCTTGGCCCGCGCCCAAGCGCCCGACCTTGTCGTGGCCGACATCCGGATGCCTCCGACTCATACGGTCGAAGGACTTGAGGCAGCGCGGGTGATCCGGGAGGAACTTCCCGATACGTCGTTGCTCGTCCTGTCGGCGCACGTCGAGGTCGAGCAGGCGATGGAACTGCTGGCCGGCGGCAGGGGAATCGGCTATCTGCTCAAGAGTCGCGTGGTTGACGTGGACGACTTCATCGACACCCTCGAGCGGGTCGCGAACGGCGGTTCGGTCGTGGACCCGGCCCTGGTGCAGGAGTTGGTGGCCGCGCGTCGTCGTGACGATCCGCTCGCGGTGCTGAGCGCGCGTGAGGCGGAGGTCTTGGGGCTGATGGCGGAAGGCCGCTCCAACGCGGGCATTGCTCGTCAGCTGTGGATCACGGAGGGAACCGTCGAGAAGCACGTTCGCAGCGTCCTCGCCAAGCTCAGCCTGCCCG
This window harbors:
- a CDS encoding catalase yields the protein MTPTQPTPPTTTDAGIPVESDDHSLTVGPDGPILLQDHYLIEQMAQWNRERTPERQPHAKGSGAFGRFEVTNDVSAWTKAAVFQPGTATDLLARFSTVAGERGSPDTWRDPRGFALKFYTSEGNYDMVGNNTPVFFIRDPLKFQHFIRSQKRRADNNLRDHDMQWDFWTLSPESAHQVTYLMGDRGIPLTWRHMNGYSSHTYMWINAAGERFWVKYHFISHQGVEFLTQAEADALAGSDGDFHTRDLFNAIQRGDHPEWTLKVQIMPFEDAKTYRYNPFDLTKVWPHGDYPLTEIGRMTLDRNPTDNHTEIEQAAFEPSNMVPGIGPSPDKMLLGRMFSYPDAHRARIGVNYNQLPVNAPKSAVHSYSKDGAMRYHNVSDPVYAPNSKGGPQADTARYGEPAGWYTDGDMVRAAYTLRAADDDWGQAGTLVREVFDDAQRARLVDNIVGHLLAGVTEPVLERAFDYWRNVDHDLGDRVEKGVRAGST
- a CDS encoding aquaporin codes for the protein MTSTLEDIDTPHSLAPEWMRARPAVRASAGRKYAAELIGTFFLVFTAGISVITHNALAPLGIGAVLVAMIYAGGHISGGHYNPAVTMAVLVRGRIGALDAVAYWVAQLVGGLLAAAAVAGEARRALTAAPSLSGHAMTTAAVAELLFTFALCYVVLNVATSRDHPANSFYGVAVGFTVAAGVIAVGGVSGGVFNPAITLATTVLGLFTWSTLWVYVVVQLVAGAAAGSVFLALNPEDK
- a CDS encoding response regulator transcription factor produces the protein MLRCLIVDDSSRFLDAARELLEIEGICVVGVASTGAQALKRVEELRPDIALVDIELGAESGFEIARQLHRQGTPGALRVILISTHAEQDYRDLIAGSPALGFVPKSALSARAILDLLERQG
- a CDS encoding response regulator transcription factor, yielding MILADDDVLLREGLASLLERSGFDVVGQAGDGEQLLTLARAQAPDLVVADIRMPPTHTVEGLEAARVIREELPDTSLLVLSAHVEVEQAMELLAGGRGIGYLLKSRVVDVDDFIDTLERVANGGSVVDPALVQELVAARRRDDPLAVLSAREAEVLGLMAEGRSNAGIARQLWITEGTVEKHVRSVLAKLSLPETDNDHRRVLAVLTFLESR